A window of Cryptomeria japonica chromosome 3, Sugi_1.0, whole genome shotgun sequence contains these coding sequences:
- the LOC131874558 gene encoding LRR receptor-like serine/threonine-protein kinase GSO1: MMMMWVLLLVLMMPFSSACHADERNSLLDFKQGLNFTSSFNTLQSWKGFNCCSWEGITCHPITAHVISLDLSPQSLNASWDRSKFWPYISWRELRGGLFQLRHLQRFNFTANAVDPPLAIPSHFHKLNNLRYLSLYDSYFIGQIPREIGDMSSLTYLDLYYNILNGTIPISLGNLSELTYLDLSMNSLSDIIPTSLNKLSKLTFVGLSSSSLNGTFPAFLGNLSKLTHLVLTGDNLNVLRGNNLNGTIPTSLGELSKLAYFELRYYSLSGTIPTFLGNLSKLTHLILSEDSFSGTIPTSLGKLSNLAYLDLSGNSLNGTILSFLGKLSKLRYCDLSSNSLSGTIPTSLGELSKLTYLVLRFNSLSGTIPTSLGKLSKLTYLDLGYNSLNGTIPTSLGKLSKLTYLVLSSNSLSGTIPTSLGELSKLTYLVLHSNSLSGTIPTSLGKLSKLRYCDLSSNSLSGTIPTSLGKLSKLTDLDLGYNSLSGTIPTSLGKLSELTNLALSSNSLSGTIPTSLGKLSDLTNLALSSNSLSGTIPTSLGKLSKLTYLDLGYNPLNGTITTSLGNLTKLTQLDLSNNKLKGDYTFSFFDKIPNIQGLYLSRNMLTIKANDTYIPNFQLQYLYLGSCNIQGGFPAFISTQYLLHYLDFSQNSLTGNIPNWLWDSMPLYYVNLSSNQFVGSLPLKPLGFEHNYHQSSTIDLHNNQLQGNIFLPLQNVNLSENLFDGPIPSGIGKYGQSLSFLSLSKNNLSGVIPHSICESRNL; this comes from the coding sequence ATGATGATGATGTGGGTCTTGCTATTAGTGCTGATGATGCCCTTCTCCTCCGCATGTCATGCGGATGAGAGGAATTCCCTCTTAGATTTCAAACAGGGCCtcaacttcacttcctcttttaACACACTGCAATCATGGAAGGGATTTAACTGCTGCTCATGGGAAGGAATCACCTGCCACCCAATCACTGCCCACGTCATTTCCTTAGATCTCAGTCCTCAATCACTTAATGCCTCCTGGGATCGTTCTAAATTCTGGCCCTACATCTCATGGAGGGAACTTCGTGGAGGACTATTCCAACTGCGGCATCTCCAGCGATTCAACTTCACTGCGAATGCCGTCGACCCTCCTCTTGCCATCCCTTCACACTTTCACAAGCTCAACAATTTGAGGTATTTAAGCTTGTACGACTCTTACTTCATTGGCCAGATTCCAAGAGAGATTGGTGATATGTCCAGCTTAACTTATCTTGATttgtattataatattttgaatggTACAATCCCAATATCTTTAGGTAATCTGTCAGAGCTCACATATCTTGATCTCAGTATGAACTCTTTGAGTGACATAATTCCAACATCTTTGAATAAGCTATCAAAgctcacatttgttggtctgagtTCTAGCTCTTTGAATGGTACATTTCCAGCATTTTTGGGCAACCTCTCCAAGCTCACACATCTTGTCCTAACGGGAGACAATTTGAATGTCCTAAGGGGAAACAATTTGAATGGCACCATTCCAACGTCTTTGGGTGAGCTGTCGAAGCTCGCATATTTTGAGCTCAGGTATTACTCTTTGAGTGGTACAATCCCAACCTTCTTGGGTAACCTCTCCAAACTTACACATCTTATCCTAAGTGAAGACTCTTTTAGTGGTACCATCCCTACATCTTTGGGTAAGCTGTcaaatcttgcatatcttgatttGAGTGGAAACTCTTTGAATGGTACAATCCTAAGCTTCTTGGGCAAGCTGTCAAAGCTCAGATATTGTGATCTAAGTTCAAACTCTTTGAGTGGCACCATCCCAACATCTTTGGGTGAGCTGTCAAAGCTCACATATCTTGTCTTGCGTTTTAACTCATTGAGTGGCACCATCCCAACATCTTTGGGCAAGCTATCAAAGCTTACATATCTTGACTTGGGTTATAACTCTTTGAATGGTACCATTCCAACATCTTTGGGCAAGTTGTCAAAGCTCACATATCTTGTCTTGAGCTCTAACTCTTTGAGTGGCACCATTCCAACATCTTTGGGTGAGCTATCAAAGCTCACATATCTTGTCTTGCATTCTAACTCTTTGAGTGGTACAATTCCAACATCTTTGGGCAAGCTGTCAAAGCTCAGATATTGTGATCTAAGTTCAAACTCTTTGAGTGGTACCATACCAACATCTTTGGGTAAGTTGTCAAAGCTCACAGATCTTGACTTGGGTTATAACTCTTTGAGTGGCACCATCCCAACATCTTTGGGTAAGCTGTCAGAGCTCACAAATCTTGCCTTGAGTTCTAACTCTTTGAGTGGCACCATCCCAACATCTTTGGGTAAGCTGTCAGATCTCACAAATCTTGCCTTGAGTTCTAACTCTTTGAGTGGCACCATCCCAACATCTTTGGGCAAGTTGTCAAAGCTCACATATCTTGACTTGGGTTATAACCCTTTGAATGGTACAATTACAACATCCTTAGGTAACCTCACCAAACTCACACAACTTGATCTTAGCAACAACAAACTAAAAGGAGATTACACGTTTTCTTTTTTTGATAAAATACCCAATATTCAAGGATTATATCTTTCAAGGAATATGTTGACTATAAAAGCCAATGACACTTATATTCCCAATTTTCAACTTCAATACTTATATTTGGGATCTTGTAATATACAAGGGGGTTTTCCAGCTTTCATTTCAACCCAATACTTGTTACACTATCTAGATTTTTCTCAAAACTCTCTCACTGGAAATATTCCTAATTGGCTATGGGATTCCATGCCCCTTTATTATGTCAACCTCTCTTCTAACCAATTTGTGGGTAGTTTACCCTTGAAGCCACTTGGTTTTGAACATAATTATCATCAAAGCTCAACTATTGATTTGCATAATAATCAGTTACAAGGAAATATTTTCCTCCCTCTACAAAATGTGAATCTTTCAGAGAATCTATTTGATGGACCCATTCCATCAGGAATTGGTAAATATGGACAAAGTCTTTCATTTCTGTCATTGTCGAAAAACAATTTGAGTGGTGTCATTCCACATTCTATTTGTGAGTCAAGAAATTTGTAA